The Henckelia pumila isolate YLH828 chromosome 2, ASM3356847v2, whole genome shotgun sequence genome includes a window with the following:
- the LOC140880080 gene encoding pathogenesis-related leaf protein 6-like, protein MAMHIISIFIMFSVALSSHMFPSNAQNSPQDYVNAHNTPRGQVGVGSVIWNVTLANYAQNYANQRIGDCALTHSNGPYGENLAKGSSSWFTGVEAVNLWMAEKSCYDYATNSCIGGKPCLHYTQVVWHDSIRIGCARVQCSNGWYYVICSYDAPGNWVGERPY, encoded by the coding sequence ATGGCCATGCATATAATCTCCATTTTCATCATGTTTTCAGTTGCTTTATCTTCCCACATGTTCCCCTCGAATGCCCAAAATTCGCCCCAAGATTACGTTAACGCTCACAATACTCCCCGTGGGCAAGTGGGCGTTGGGAGCGTTATATGGAACGTAACGCTCGCTAACTATGCACAAAACTACGCTAACCAAAGGATCGGCGACTGTGCTTTAACTCACTCAAATGGCCCTTATGGCGAGAACTTGGCCAAAGGTAGCAGCAGCTGGTTCACTGGCGTGGAGGCAGTGAATTTGTGGATGGCAGAAAAGTCATGCTACGATTATGCAACGAACTCGTGCATAGGAGGGAAGCCGTGCTTGCATTACACTCAAGTGGTGTGGCACGACTCGATTCGGATTGGGTGCGCTCGTGTCCAGTGCAGCAATGGATGGTATTATGTGATCTGTAGTTATGATGCCCCTGGGAATTGGGTTGGGGAGCGGCCATATTAA
- the LOC140884150 gene encoding protein trichome birefringence-like 13 isoform X2: MATRDPHSKKSASNSSLASRLLITLICFASFCLFFSLFRKDAEWPPLTAYSTVLDKTNINCNYSVGRWIYDPTVKSPPRYDHTCKEIFKGWNCIASEKSNAIDILKWRWKPYQCDLPLFDPLRFLNDFRDTNIGFIGDSLNRNMFVALFCSLKRVSGEVKKWRPVGADRGFTFLEYNLTIAYHRTNLLAHYGSWAASNSGGMLESLGFKEGYRVDADLPEGTWAEAPSFHDILIFNTGHWWWAPSKFDPVKSPMFFFEKGLPVIPPVSPDVGLDIVLRHMLSYVEKQARPNAILFFRTQSPRHFEGGDWDRGGSCSRSQPLLPQENLMERTWRHGL, encoded by the exons ATGGCCACGAGAGACCCTCACTCCAAAAAATCCGCTTCGAATTCCTCGCTCGCATCTCGTCTCCTCATCACTCTCATATGCTTCGCCTCCTTCTGCCTCTTCTTCTCTCTATTCCGGAAAGACGCCGAGTGGCCGCCCTTAACCGCTTACTCTACGGTGCTGGACAAGACAAACATTAACTGCAACTACTCGGTTGGGCGGTGGATCTACGATCCGACGGTCAAATCGCCGCCTCGGTACGATCACACGTGCAAGGAGATATTCAAAGGTTGGAATTGCATTGCCAGCGAAAAATCCAACGCCATTGATATTCTCAAGTGGCGCTGGAAACCCTACCAGTGTGATCTCCCGCTGTTCGATCCTCTTCGATTCCTCAATGACTTCCGAGACACAAATATAG GATTCATTGGGGACTCATTGAATCGAAACATGTTTGTAGCACTGTTCTGCAGTTTGAAAAGAGTGTCTGGTGAGGTTAAAAAATGGCGTCCTGTTGGAGCTGACCGGGGTTTCACTTTCCTTGAATACAACCTGACCATTGCCTATCACCGGACAAATCTCCTGGCCCATTATGGTAG TTGGGCGGCCAGCAATAGTGGTGGCATGCTGGAGTCACTTGGCTTTAAGGAAGGttatagagttgatgccgaTCTGCCCGAAGGAACGTGGGCTGAAGCTCCAAGTTTCCATGACATACTTATCTTTAACACTGGACACTG GTGGTGGGCGCCTTCAAAGTTTGACCCCGTAAAATCACCTATGTTTTTCTTTGAAAAGGGTTTGCCAGTTATTCCTCCCGTCTCACCTGATGTTGGCCTTGATATAGTCTTAAGGCACATG CtatcatatgtggagaaacAAGCTCGTCCAAATGCAATACTTTTCTTCAGAACACAATCACCACGACATTTTGAAGGAGGTGATTGGGATCGAGGTGGTTCATGTTCACGCTCACAACCTTTGTTGCCACAAGAA AATCTAATGGAACGAACGTGGAGACACGGCTTGTGA
- the LOC140880079 gene encoding probable pectin methylesterase CGR3, which produces MFRRPNPSRRPTESGNIPFMGAFQSKSRPSPMLSVGLLIVGALLIVGYIFKGSGGRADIAALSRLDGGVSCTLEVTRLIPFLKKAYGDSMHKVLHVGPETCSVVSQLFKEEDTEAWGVEPYELDDADGNCRRLMHKGIVRVADIKFPLPYRPKSFSLVIVSDALDYLSPKYLNRTVPELARVASDGLVILSGYPGQQRVKVAELSKFGRPAKLRSSSWWIRLFIQTSLEENETATKKFQQAAAKKSLKSSCQIFHLKPLH; this is translated from the exons ATGTTTAGAAGGCCCAATCCTTCACGTCGTCCTACGGAGAGTGGAAACATTCCTTTCATGGGCGCATTTCAATCCAAATCCCGCCCATCTCCTATGTTATCTGTGGGACTTCTCATTGTG gGAGCATTACTAATTGTTGGTTACATCTTCAAAGGCTCAG GTGGCAGGGCTGACATAGCTGCTTTAAGTCGACTTGATG GTGGTGTTTCATGTACACTAGAAGTTACAAGATTAATACCTTTTCTTAAGAAAGCATATGGTGATAGCATGCACAAAGTGTTGCATGTGGGCCCTGAAACATGCTCAGTAGTCTCTCAATTATTTAAAGAAGAGGATACAGAAGCTTGGGGTGTTGAGCCATATGAGTTGGATGATGCTGATGGAAACTGCAGGCGTCTAATGCACAAAGGCATCGTTCGTGTGGCTGATATCAAGTTTCCTCTTCCCTACAGGCCGAAGTCATTTTCACTTGTCATAGTGTCCGATGCATTGGATTACTTGTCACCCAAATACCTTAACAGGACTGTTCCAGAGCTAGCAAGGGTTGCTTCTGACGGTTTAGTTATACTATCTG GTTACCCAGGTCAGCAGAGAGTTAAAGTGGCAGAGCTATCCAAGTTTGGTCGCCCG GCCAAATTGCGAAGCTCGTCTTGGTGGATACGGTTGTTCATTCAGACAAGTTTAGAAGAGAATGAAACTGCTACCAAGAAGTTTCAGCAGGCAGCAGCCAAGAAATCTCTCAAGTCTTCTTGCCAAatttttcacctaaaaccaTTGCATTGA
- the LOC140884150 gene encoding protein trichome birefringence-like 13 isoform X1 — MATRDPHSKKSASNSSLASRLLITLICFASFCLFFSLFRKDAEWPPLTAYSTVLDKTNINCNYSVGRWIYDPTVKSPPRYDHTCKEIFKGWNCIASEKSNAIDILKWRWKPYQCDLPLFDPLRFLNDFRDTNIGFIGDSLNRNMFVALFCSLKRVSGEVKKWRPVGADRGFTFLEYNLTIAYHRTNLLAHYGSWAASNSGGMLESLGFKEGYRVDADLPEGTWAEAPSFHDILIFNTGHWWWAPSKFDPVKSPMFFFEKGLPVIPPVSPDVGLDIVLRHMLSYVEKQARPNAILFFRTQSPRHFEGGDWDRGGSCSRSQPLLPQEVEKLFSVESNGTNVETRLVNRHLHKALEGSRFQVMDITHISEFRADAHPSTAGGKKHDDCMHWCLPGLPDTWNDLFIAHLNTIRLRN; from the exons ATGGCCACGAGAGACCCTCACTCCAAAAAATCCGCTTCGAATTCCTCGCTCGCATCTCGTCTCCTCATCACTCTCATATGCTTCGCCTCCTTCTGCCTCTTCTTCTCTCTATTCCGGAAAGACGCCGAGTGGCCGCCCTTAACCGCTTACTCTACGGTGCTGGACAAGACAAACATTAACTGCAACTACTCGGTTGGGCGGTGGATCTACGATCCGACGGTCAAATCGCCGCCTCGGTACGATCACACGTGCAAGGAGATATTCAAAGGTTGGAATTGCATTGCCAGCGAAAAATCCAACGCCATTGATATTCTCAAGTGGCGCTGGAAACCCTACCAGTGTGATCTCCCGCTGTTCGATCCTCTTCGATTCCTCAATGACTTCCGAGACACAAATATAG GATTCATTGGGGACTCATTGAATCGAAACATGTTTGTAGCACTGTTCTGCAGTTTGAAAAGAGTGTCTGGTGAGGTTAAAAAATGGCGTCCTGTTGGAGCTGACCGGGGTTTCACTTTCCTTGAATACAACCTGACCATTGCCTATCACCGGACAAATCTCCTGGCCCATTATGGTAG TTGGGCGGCCAGCAATAGTGGTGGCATGCTGGAGTCACTTGGCTTTAAGGAAGGttatagagttgatgccgaTCTGCCCGAAGGAACGTGGGCTGAAGCTCCAAGTTTCCATGACATACTTATCTTTAACACTGGACACTG GTGGTGGGCGCCTTCAAAGTTTGACCCCGTAAAATCACCTATGTTTTTCTTTGAAAAGGGTTTGCCAGTTATTCCTCCCGTCTCACCTGATGTTGGCCTTGATATAGTCTTAAGGCACATG CtatcatatgtggagaaacAAGCTCGTCCAAATGCAATACTTTTCTTCAGAACACAATCACCACGACATTTTGAAGGAGGTGATTGGGATCGAGGTGGTTCATGTTCACGCTCACAACCTTTGTTGCCACAAGAA GTTGAAAAACTTTTCTCTGTAGAATCTAATGGAACGAACGTGGAGACACGGCTTGTGAACAGGCATCTGCACAAAGCCCTCGAAGGTTCTCGTTTCCAGGTAATGGACATAACACATATAAGTGAATTCAGAGCCGACGCCCATCCATCAACAGCAGGTGGGAAAAAACACGACGATTGCATGCATTGGTGCTTACCAGGACTTCCAGATACGTGGAATGACTTGTTTATTGCTCATTTAAACACCATTAGACTTCGGAATTGA